One Tetrapisispora phaffii CBS 4417 chromosome 3, complete genome DNA segment encodes these proteins:
- the SPR28 gene encoding septin SPR28 (similar to Saccharomyces cerevisiae SPR28 (YDR218C); ancestral locus Anc_8.428), translated as MTNSHEINTEELRIRKRIQKGNNICIMILGSKGSGKSTFLNNLCSTNIFPTSQVKECYQDPAYAHISPKLLEIKEKVCIEEGNGSKINLDILLFQGAGDNLDNTKSPGIIRNYLMDQFDTILNEEKQVSRKPKVIDSRPHVCIYFLKPNSRGLREYDIKMMKAIEDFVNIIPVITKIDTLTREELIYNKRLVMETINHYQIQIFDFKDDLLMDNILATNANKLTSLTKDINNNLRISEMLPFGIICSNESITEENGAPRYIRNFDWGSVAIDDVHYSDFLYLKSIIFGSHFQDFKDITENVLYENYRTKKLSNRDEVNKLSVYDDYGNGGKSSMIYKRENELKQSVMDPIDAELEEKNKLIEAYKRKINELQMVITSKSYQMASDPN; from the coding sequence ATGACAAATTCTCACGAAATCAATACAGAAGAACTGAGAATAAGGAAGAGAATCCAAAAGGGcaataatatttgtatCATGATTTTAGGATCAAAAGGATCTGGTAAATCGACGTTTTTGAACAACTTATGCAGTACAAATATCTTTCCTACTTCGCAAGTTAAAGAATGCTACCAAGATCCAGCCTATGCACATATCAGCccaaaattattagaaataaaGGAGAAAGTATGTATTGAGGAAGGAAATGGTTCAAAGAttaatttagatatattattatttcaaGGTGCTGGAGACAATCTTGACAACACCAAATCACCGGGGATAATtagaaattatttaatggaTCAATTTGATactatattaaatgaagaaaagCAAGTATCAAGAAAACCTAAAGTAATCGACTCTCGGCCACAtgtttgtatatattttcttaagCCTAATTCTAGAGGTTTAAGGGAATATGAtataaagatgatgaaggCCATCGAAGATTTCGTGAATATTATACCTGTAATAACTAAAATCGATACTTTGACAAGAGAAGAACTAATCTACAATAAAAGACTAGTAATGGAAACCataaatcattatcaaatacaaatttttgattttaaagatgATTTGCTTATGGATAATATACTGGCAACAAATGCAAATAAACTAACTAGCCTCACcaaagatataaataacaaCTTAAGAATTTCTGAAATGTTACCATTTGGAATAATATGCAGTAATGAGAGTATTACAGAAGAAAATGGAGCTCCTCGTTATATTAGAAATTTTGACTGGGGTAGCGTAGCAATTGATGACGTTCATTATTCTGACTTTTTATATCTAAAAAGCATAATATTTGGTTCGCATTTTCAAGATTTCAAGGATATTACAGAAAATGTCTTATATGAAAATTATAGGACAAAAAAGTTAAGTAATAGAGATGaagttaataaattatcagtTTACGACGATTATGGCAACGGCGGAAAGTCTTCAATGATTTATAAGAGAGAAAATGAGCTCAAGCAATCAGTAATGGACCCCATTGATGCTGAgctagaagaaaaaaataaattaattgaagcatataaaagaaaaataaatgaattacaAATGGTTATCACATCTAAAAGTTATCAGATGGCATCAGATCCAAATTGA
- the RAD9 gene encoding chromatin-binding protein RAD9 (similar to Saccharomyces cerevisiae RAD9 (YDR217C); ancestral locus Anc_8.426): protein MVQSDKINLESSSDGQHAPIETNTHDLVSKTERMHTESQNVIQDTVEVTNKTPKKSIITKSSPRRSPDIERIAKFFKKNKPSILDNNEPLKNNGEHSSDLNNQFKLAENSDRSISQNKNIFHSPSKERATVSENKAASDLRLNILNKLNYSSDEDTPPSQRKTINLEQNILNPTNIVSRLKNAQKEFPEFNIPEDSAINNGIEINYNMSDDAKGLESNRMTYSLKADQPISKYNSVNSTQVMNTQADNNQILSSENPKTLDYSVIDDTTDANITTRWINNSENEDTNGNNLQTQLINTVNTQNITFSPTQIIDTTLQETSEINTQSVNTATVTVPAGNSDKIEVLSADGNFKLKEFSTQILPPPQLPQLRSSKVFTTSPNKILSENTEPFFNETKMNDSRSVFGKSAFSQQPADVSYSKYPIRNKHQPSLKMTDSSPTPRNNSDAWENNQLSEFPSSGKIFLQVSNKTGLHLSQNSSDSSYLDTYNNLVVASEAEMTQELPEMDENTQEYMATKDGDLLTSSQYAYSNASKDEGSTNRLSKRNKTTPNTIVDDHTNVKKRSKVYANAKQETLVSDLEKSNIDNDYINFTSTRQLNSSPSALVKTHDFPHSLLSNETHTLTKDDIEFDNSVLCFYDLNFKIYPGILILNNNDSDTSVVQFESEKSIIKNSDIFYLDIKIGDIVNWKGSLYIIFKLECRSFDENTIRCIRGYDTLYLKKKNQTGNLGKKIFITSLASVTFNVNEWTKRPKLNYFEQESLSKKNTPIRLRRVSNHSSPNFRKTTPTIDIITKDQKNDNGNAYLGSKALTKVGSSYKGKENDIFSDCLFIVTGAFPERDKIINIIQSNHGTILNDGFSLLFHYYSDKKTTDFVADEYDLQLNWIDETYSKKYKFACLLSSDFSRSLKYLETLALKWPTLHWKFVLDCMEDEQLLINTIFQYLLPGGYSTHLNSDSNLTSGVLKSSNIFEYFTKTLTGSKLSDMISRESTNADKLLMVVVGNSSINDFVFFSLASFGIRKAYFVKDPDNIDDFFDGFSRKIDDINNEFSGTIFFADGDNEMHSKVIMQSIRDLLSCNPILHNCNFSIENKEWLIQSIINEHVIFKS, encoded by the coding sequence ATGGTCCAATCTGATAAGATTAATCTCGAGTCAAGTAGCGATGGCCAACATGCGCCAATTGAAACAAATACTCATGATCTAGTCTCCAAAACTGAAAGGATGCATACTGAAAGTCAGAATGTTATTCAAGATACTGTAGAAGTGACTAATAAAACCCCAAAGAAATCAATCATAACAAAATCTAGTCCGAGAAGATCCCCAGATATAGAAAGAATAGCAAAGttttttaaaaagaataagCCATCaattttagataataatgagCCACTTAAAAATAACGGCGAACATTCATCGGATCTTAATAATCAGTTTAAATTGGCGGAAAATTCTGATAGAAGCATTTCTCAAAATAAGAATATCTTTCATTCACCATCTAAAGAAAGAGCTACAGTTTCTGAAAATAAAGCTGCGAGTGATCTaagattaaatattttaaacaaattaaattattcatcAGATGAAGACACTCCGCCTTcacaaagaaaaacaattaaCTTAGAACAGAATATTCTCAATCCCACCAACATTGTTTCAAGATTAAAGAATGCTCAGAAAGAATTTCCAGAATTTAATATTCCTGAAGATAGTGCAATAAATAACGGGATTGAAATCAATTACAACATGAGTGATGATGCTAAGGGTCTTGAAAGTAATCGCATGACCTATTCTTTAAAAGCTGACCAACCAAtctcaaaatataattccGTTAATTCAACGCAAGTTATGAATACCCAAGCTGATAACAACCAAATACTATCAAGTGAAAACCCCAAAACTCTAGATTATTCTGTTATAGATGACACCACAGATGCAAATATTACGACAAGGTGgataaataattctgaaaATGAGGATACAAACGGCAATAATTTGCAAACACAACTCATAAATACTGTGAATACACAGAATATAACATTTTCACCGACACAAATAATAGATACTACGTTACAAGAGACTAGTGAAATAAACACACAGTCCGTGAATACAGCGACAGTGACGGTGCCTGCTGGAAATAGTGATAAAATCGAAGTATTATCAGCCGATGGGaattttaaattgaaagaattcAGCACTCAAATTTTACCTCCACCTCAACTACCACAATTACGTAGTTCAAAAGTGTTTACAACGTCACctaacaaaatattatctgaAAATACTGAACCGTTTTTTAACGAAACGAAAATGAATGATAGTAGATCAGTGTTTGGCAAAAGTGCATTTTCTCAGCAACCAGCAGATGTATCTTATTCTAAATATCCAATACGAAACAAACATCAACcatctttaaaaatgacAGATTCATCACCAACTCCAAGAAACAATAGTGATGCTTGGGAAAATAATCAACTGTCTGAGTTTCCATCATCTGGGAAAATTTTCCTTCAagtttcaaataaaacagGGCTACATCTCAGTCAAAACAGTAGCGATTCGTCATATCTAGATACTTATAATAATCTAGTAGTTGCAAGCGAAGCAGAAATGACACAGGAATTACCAGAAATGGATGAAAATACCCAAGAATATATGGCCACAAAAGATGGGGATCTCCTCACATCAAGCCAATACGCCTATTCCAATGCTTCTAAGGATGAGGGTTCAACAAATAGACTTTCAAAGAGAAATAAAACAACTCCTAATACTATTGTGGACGATCACACAAACGTAAAAAAACGATCCAAGGTATATGCTAATGCAAAACAAGAGACCCTTGTATCAGATTTGGAAAAGTCTAATATAGATAACGATTACATCAATTTCACATCAACCAGacaattaaattcatcCCCATCAGCTTTAGTGAAAACTCATGACTTTCCACATAGCTTATTAAGTAATGAAACGCATACCCTCACTAAGGATGACATcgaatttgataattcagTTTTATGCTTCTATGAtctaaattttaaaatatatccTGGAATATTGAtactaaataataatgattctgACACTAGTGTTGTTCAGTTTGAATCCGAGAAATCGATCATAAAAAACAGTgacatattttatttagATATCAAAATAGGAGATATTGTAAATTGGAAAGGATCACTATacatcatttttaaattggAATGTAGATCGTTTGATGAGAATACAATTAGATGTATTAGAGGATATGAtactttatatttaaagaaaaaaaaccAGACGGGTAATTTGGGCAAAAAGATTTTTATTACTTCTCTTGCATCAGTGACGTTCAATGTTAATGAATGGACTAAACGTCCAAAACTGAATTACTTCGAACAGGAAAGTTTaagtaaaaaaaatactcCAATACGTTTGAGACGAGTATCAAATCATTCATCTCCTAATTTCAGGAAGACTACCCCGACTATCGACATTATCACAAAAGatcaaaaaaatgataacGGTAACGCATATTTAGGAAGTAAGGCCCTTACAAAAGTTGGAAGTAGTTATAAAGGTAAAGAAAACGATATCTTTTCAGATTGCCTTTTCATAGTAACAGGTGCATTTCCCGAGAGagataaaataatcaatataataCAATCAAACCATGGTACCATTCTTAATGATGgcttttctttattatttcattattactCTGACAAAAAAACAACTGATTTTGTTGCTGATGAATATGACTTACAACTAAACTGGATAGATGAAACTTATTCAAAAAAGTACAAATTTGCATGTCTCTTATCAAGTGATTTTTCAAGaagtttgaaatatttagagACTCTTGCACTGAAATGGCCGACATTACATTGGAAATTTGTACTTGACTGCATGGAAGATGAACAATTATTGATTAATACTAtctttcaatatcttcttcCGGGAGGATACAGCACACATTTAAATTCGGATTCAAATTTAACCTCAGGAGTTCTGAAATCaagtaatatttttgaatattttaccAAAACTTTGACTGGGTCAAAATTAAGTGATATGATTTCAAGAGAATCAACTAACGCagataaattattgatgGTTGTAGTCGgtaattcttcaattaacGATTTCGTTTTTTTCTCTTTAGCATCGTTTGGGATTCGAAAGGCATATTTTGTGAAGGATCCTGATAATATCGATGACTTTTTTGACGGTTTTTCAAGGAAAATAgatgatataaataatgagTTTTCTGGTACAATCTTTTTTGCTGATGGTGACAATGAAATGCACAGCAAAGTTATCATGCAATCCATAAGGGATTTATTATCATGCAATCCTATTTTACATAATTGCAATTTTTCCATAGAAAATAAGGAATGGCTGATACAgtctattattaatgaacatgttattttcaaatcataA